TTGTCGGCATACCCGGCCGCTTGTGACGTGTACGCGACGCACGTGCGCTGCAGCCGGGCTGCGCGTCCCACCCTCGCTCTCCATGCATGACGTCGATCCGGTGGCCGCTTCCTGCCGGTTTGCGATCGTCCGCTGTCTGGCCGACAGCAGACGTTAGGCGCGACAAGCTGAGTGACCGCAAACAGTCTGCAGCGGCCGTCTAGGCGCAGTCACAGGCGCCACCTTGATTTGAGGGATCGCGGCCGTCAGGTTGCCCGCACGAAGGAGCGTCGTGACCTTGTCGGGTCAGTGAAGTCCGGTCTAAGTTTTTCTTCCGTGAATGCACGCCCTTCGCATTGGGCATCGCTTCGGGCGTCCACGTCCTCATCTGCTATTCGGGGGCGCGGCTAACATTGCGTCCAGTGGCCAAGACAAACCGAAAGCAGGGCAGCCTGATCAGTCTCATCATCCGGCGCAGCCGGGAAGAACGTCTCGCGCAATCGGCGGGCGCCCTCGCCTTCACGACAGCGGTGTCCATGGTGCCGCTGCTTGCGGTGAGCTTCGCTTTGTTTGTGCGCATCCCGGCTTTGCGCACTATTGGTGAAGCGATCCGCGAACACCTGCTCCGTGGCCTGCTGCCGGCCGACATCACCAAGACGGTCCTGAAGCACCTGGCGCAGTTCACGGGCAATGCCAGCGGGCTCACGCTCGTGGGTTTCGCGGCGCTGCTGGCGTCGGCCTTCGCGCTTCTCCTGAGCGTGGAGAACACCCTCAACCGGATCTGGCGGGTGAAGAAGCCGCGCCCGGTTCTCCGCCGGTTGGCCCTGTACGCTGCAATGCTGCTTGCTACGCCCATGATCGTCGGTGCGAGCTTATGGGCCACGTCAAATTTGCTGGCGGCCTCCGGCGCGCTGATGGTGACGCGATCGGACTGGGTGACGCACGCCCTGAACCTGGGACCCGTGGTGCTGGGCGCTTCCGGCTTCGGTTGCCTGTTCCGCTTCGTGCCGCACATAGCTGTGCCATGGCGCAATGCGATCGCGGGCGGCCTGCTCGCCGGCATCGCCTTCGAGTTCGGCAAGCGCGGCTTCGCGATTTACCTCGCCAACGTGCCCACCTATCGCACGGTCTACGGCGGTTTCGCGCCTCTGCTAGCCTTCCTGGTGTGGGTGTACTACTCGTGGTTCATCACGTTGGCAGCGGCGCTGGTCAGCGCCAGCATGCAGCGCACTGATGCGCAGGCGGGGCGTCGGCTGTCGCGGGCATAGGCGCCACCATGTCCGCTTCCGGCTAGGCTGTCCTGTTGCGTGTTGGCGCCCATTCACGCCGACGGCGGGCTAAGCGTACCCGCACAGCGATTTCGCATGCATGACGACATGCAGCGACCACTTTCAAACCAATTTGCAGAGAGTTAGGGAATCAACACACCGCCATCAATGGGCAGCGTGTGCCCTGTCGTGAATGAAGCGCGTTTCGAGCACAGCCAGATCACGGCCTGGGCCACTTCCTCCGGTTCGCCCAGTCGTCCAACGGGATGCCGGGCCAGCATCATGGCGCCCAGCTGGGTGTCCTTGTTGAGAAACCCTGCTCCCTCCGTCAACGGAGTCTTGATGACAGCGGGTGCTACTGCATTGATGCGAACTCCCTTGTCGGCATATTCGAGCGCCGCCGCCTTGGTCATCCCGACTACGCCATGCTTGCTGGCGTAATAGGCGACGCCGACTCGTCCGCCGACGAGTCCGGCAACAGACGACATGTTTACGATGGCGCCCTTGGTCGCGACGATGTACGGCAATTCGTACTTCATGCTCAGGAAGACGCCCTTGAGGTTGATCGATACGACCTTGTCGAAAACGTCCTCCGGATACTCGGCCGTCGGGACCATGTTGCCCCCAACCCCTGCGTTGTTGAACGCATAGTTCAGTTTTCCGAAGCGCTCGACCGTTTGCGCGACCATGCGTTGCACGTCGGCCGAAATCGAAACATCGGCCTGGACGAAAAATGCCTCACCTCCGGCATCGGTCACCATCCGAACGGTCTCGCCTGATTCTTCGCTTCTTCGGCTCGCCACGACAACCTTTGCGCCCTCCGCTGCGAATGCCACCGCGGTCGCCCGGCCAATCCCGGAACTTCCGCCAGTGACCAATGCAACTTCACCCTCGAACATTTTTGCCATGACAGTTCTTTCCAAGAAACTCCGACAGGCCTGATCCAAACGGACCAGGGGTCGTGGACGAATGGGTGAGCCGAGTGTATTCCGTGCGGAAATAGCTCAGTTAGATGCCGCTCGGCCGGGGACGCAAAACCGGGCTAATGCATAGTTCGCTTTATGACGATCCACGAGCCCATCAACTCATTGCCGCATGGGTTTCTGATACCTGTAAGGAGTTACGACGACGGGAGCACGTAGCGAGAAAGGGGTGATCACGAGCGACTATCGGAGGTGCTGGCTCAGCTTCGCGCCGGTTCCATGTGGATTGCCAACAACATTTGATCGCCATGCTGAGCCATAGAAGCCACCCGAAGGCGTAGGCTAGAGGCCTCGCAACAATGAAAGGAGGTGATCAATGTCTACGATCTTCAGGTCCGAGACGGATCATCGCCAAGCCGTAGGGACTGATCCTTACGTCATATAGCCCTTCGTGGCTGGACCTGCGGACGCCCCTCGAACACAGGGGCGTCTGTTTTATGGCCAAGGCATTGGCCGAGTGGGACGGGCCTGAGCCTCAGCCCACGAGTCGGACGGCGACGGAGGCAAGGCCAAGGCTCAAGCTAGTGAGAGCGCAACGCGCAGTTTGCTGTCCAGCCCCAGATTGAAGAGAGCCAAGTCCGGCGTTCGGTGCTAGCTGCAAGGCGGATCCGAACGGCAGCGGTATTTGGTGGCCGGGCGCTGTCATGCGCTCGGCCTCGACTTTGTCGCGCGCGGTCGAGTTGGCCGCGCAGCAACAGGCGGATTGGCGACTAGCCAATCGTAGAGTGCCTGAGCGGCGACCGAGAAGCCACGA
Above is a window of Ramlibacter tataouinensis DNA encoding:
- a CDS encoding YhjD/YihY/BrkB family envelope integrity protein; translation: MAKTNRKQGSLISLIIRRSREERLAQSAGALAFTTAVSMVPLLAVSFALFVRIPALRTIGEAIREHLLRGLLPADITKTVLKHLAQFTGNASGLTLVGFAALLASAFALLLSVENTLNRIWRVKKPRPVLRRLALYAAMLLATPMIVGASLWATSNLLAASGALMVTRSDWVTHALNLGPVVLGASGFGCLFRFVPHIAVPWRNAIAGGLLAGIAFEFGKRGFAIYLANVPTYRTVYGGFAPLLAFLVWVYYSWFITLAAALVSASMQRTDAQAGRRLSRA
- a CDS encoding glucose 1-dehydrogenase, whose protein sequence is MAKMFEGEVALVTGGSSGIGRATAVAFAAEGAKVVVASRRSEESGETVRMVTDAGGEAFFVQADVSISADVQRMVAQTVERFGKLNYAFNNAGVGGNMVPTAEYPEDVFDKVVSINLKGVFLSMKYELPYIVATKGAIVNMSSVAGLVGGRVGVAYYASKHGVVGMTKAAALEYADKGVRINAVAPAVIKTPLTEGAGFLNKDTQLGAMMLARHPVGRLGEPEEVAQAVIWLCSKRASFTTGHTLPIDGGVLIP